The Balearica regulorum gibbericeps isolate bBalReg1 chromosome 5, bBalReg1.pri, whole genome shotgun sequence genome window below encodes:
- the PTGDR gene encoding prostaglandin D2 receptor, with amino-acid sequence MEMKGYRCRGSRYIESGQSALPSSVLFAAGLLGNVLALLLLGQHRRRSRSPGGRPPRVSAFYVLVSGLAVTDLLGKCLISPIVLAAYAYNRSLSELGPGGRSEGEPGVLCQLFAFLMAFFGLAPTLLLLAMAMECWLSLGHPYFYRRHLTRRLGAVLGLAAAGLCALFCALPLLGFGVPMQYCPGTWCFIHMAGGGPRQLGFPVLYASLMGLLVLAIGACNVSSMRHLYGMARRQPHRGPPAAAPHMEELDHLVLLGLMTVLFTICSLPLIIRAYMGAFAADFNEDADLSALRFLSVNSIVDPWVFIIFRTSVFRMFVRRVCRRLNSRKVTLKWPGPGKDGQFCPLGWRRTDTPQLGFP; translated from the exons ATGGAGATGAAGGGTTACCGGTGCCGTGGCAGCCGGTACATCGAGAGCGGGCAGTCGGCGTTGCCCAGCTCGGTGCTATTCGCCGCCGGGTTGTTGGGCAACGTGCTGGCATTACTGCTGCTGGGCCAGCACCGGAGGCGTTCCCGGTCCCCCGGTGGTCGCCCGCCGCGGGTCTCTGCTTTCTACGTGCTGGTGAGCGGGCTGGCGGTCACCGACCTGCTGGGCAAGTGCTTGATCAGCCCCATCGTGCTGGCAGCCTACGCCTACAACCGCAGCCTCAGCGAGCTGGGACCGGGCGGGCGCTCCGAGGGCGAACCGGGCGTCCTCTGCCAGCTCTTCGCCTTCCTCATGGCCTTCTTCGGGCTGgcccccaccctgctgctgctggccatgGCGATGGAGTGTTGGCTTTCCCTGGGACATCCCTACTTCTACCGACGGCACCTCACCCGGCGGCTGGGTGCCGTGTtggggctggcggcggcggggctctGCGCCCTTTTCTGCGCCCTGCCGCTGCTTGGGTTTGGGGTGCCCATGCAGTACTGCCCCGGCACCTGGTGCTTCATCCATATGGCGGGCGGCGGGCCGCGCCAGCTCGGCTTCCCCGTCCTCTACGCCAGCCTGATGGGCCTGTTGGTGTTGGCCATCGGTGCCTGCAACGTGAGCAGCATGCGGCACCTTTACGGCATGGCGCGGCGGCAGCCCCACCGCgggccccccgccgccgccccgcacATGGAGGAGCTCGACCACCTTGTCCTGCTGGGGCTCATGACCGTCCTCTTCACCATCTGCTCCCTGCCGCTCATC ATCCGGGCGTACATGGGGGCCTTTGCCGCTGATTTTAATGAGGACGCTGACCTCAGCGCCCTGCGGTTTCTCTCTGTGAACTCCATCGTGGACCCCTGGGTCTTCATCATCTTCCGCACCTCCGTCTTCCGTATGTTCGTCCGCAGGGTTTGCCGGAGGCTCAATTCCCGGAAAGTCACCCTGAAATGGCCCGGCCCGGGGAAGGACGGCCAGTTCTGCCCCCTGGGCTGGCGCAGGACAGACACCCCGCAGCTCGGTTTCCCCTGA
- the PTGER2 gene encoding prostaglandin E2 receptor EP2 subtype encodes MNGTGQQQCGLDGVLPPGAQPLVSAIMFSAGLLGNLLALGLLLRCRRGPRARPPSLFHVLVLALVVTDLLGTCSVSPFVLASYHHNRTLNALDQGRHICLYFGFAMSFFGLATMLILFAMALERCLALGRPYFYERFLSPRTGLVALPAIYTFSAAFCSLPLVGFGQYVQYCPGTWCFIQMHLNYFQHNGGTEVSELDVTFSLLYATLLLFLILSVLLCNLSVIANLARMHRRGQKTRRLGTVEQPRAASGCGRRMFSMAEEIDHLLLLSIMTITFVICSLPFTICAYVNQFSKGAASDWDLLALRFLSVNSIVDPWVFAILRPPILRFMRSVLCCQVTPASQDRRTPSPAKTKLAVRLDPCGQ; translated from the exons atGAACGGGACGGGCCAGCAGCAGTGCGGGCTGGACGGGGTGCTGCCGCCCGGGGCCCAGCCGCTGGTCAGCGCCATCATGTTCTCGGCCGGGCTCCTGGGCAACCTCctggccctggggctgctgctgcgctgccgccgcggcccccgcgcccgcccgccctccctCTTCCACGTCCTGGTGCTGGCCCTGGTGGTCACCGACCTGTTGGGCACCTGCTCCGTCAGCCCCTTCGTCCTGGCCTCCTATCACCACAACCGTACCCTGAACGCCCTAGACCAAGGAAGACACATCTGTCTCTACTTCGGCTTCGCCATGAGCTTCTTCGGTCTCGCCACCATGCTCATCCTCTTCGCCATGGCGCTGGAGCGATGCCTGGCCCTGGGGCGGCCGTACTTCTACGAGCGCTTTCTCAGCCCCCGCACGGGCTTGGTTGCCCTGCCTGCCATCTACACCTTCTCCGCGGCCTTCTGCTCCTTGCCGCTGGTGGGCTTCGGGCAGTACGTGCAGTATTGCCCCGGCACCTGGTGCTTCATCCAGATGCACCTGAATTACTTCCAGCACAATGGCGGCACAGAGGTGTCGGAGTTGGATGTCACCTTCTCGCTGCTCTACGCCaccctgctcctcttcctcatcctctccGTACTGCTCTGCAACCTCAGCGTCATTGCCAACCTGGCCCGCATGCACCGCCGTGGGCAGAAGACCCGTCGGCTGGGCACAGTCGAGCAGCCCCGGGCGGCCAGCGGCTGTGGCCGGCGCATGTTCTCCATGGCCGAAGAGATTGAccatctccttctcctctccatcaTGACCATCACCTTCGTCATCTGCTCCCTGCCGTTCACG ATCTGCGCCTACGTGAACCAGTTCAGCAAGGGAGCTGCCTCCGACTGGGACCTCCTAGCTCTGAGGTTTCTCTCTGTTAATTCCATCGTTGATCCTTGGGTCTTCGCCATCCTGAGGCCACCGATCCTGAGGTTCATGCGCTCCGTGCTGTGCTGCCAGGTGACCCCCGCGAGCCAGGACAGACGGACTCCGTCCCCCGCAAAGACAAAACTGGCAGTACGCCTGGACCCCTGTGGGCAGTAG